From the Syngnathoides biaculeatus isolate LvHL_M chromosome 10, ASM1980259v1, whole genome shotgun sequence genome, one window contains:
- the esyt1b gene encoding extended synaptotagmin-1 isoform X2: MQSEKSEQMVAEGSGPNEPEKNAPSEGSELQPLPRAKGINAVAVLWTFGKCLSALLPVYLAGYYRVSTSLLLCGMVVYTGWKHAREAKEERLRSAMQLLGDEQELGGSKMSKIKRELPAWVNFPDVEKVEWLNKVLQQVWPFVGQYLEKLLVETIAPSIRASSSHLQTLSFTKVDMGDKAMKVVGIKAHTENDKGQVLLDLYISYVGNVEINVEVKRYFCKAGVKGIQLHGMMRVILEPLIGDVPIVGAVTMFFIRRPKLDINWTGMTNLLDIPGLNVMSDSMIMDAIASFLVLPNRLVVPLVPNLHLGHLRSPLPRGVVRIHLVEAQNLAAKDSYVKGVMAGLSDPYAILRVGPQMFTSHHFDNTDSPKWGEMYEVIVHEVPGQELEMEVYDKDPDQDDFLGRTKIDLGIVKKSIAVDDWFPLKDTPSGRVHLRLEWLALMPTTDQLEEILKRNESVTSKTADPPSSAILVVYLDKAEALPMKKGNKEPNPMVQLSVQDITKESKTCNTTVNPEWEEAFTFFIQDPRNQDIDIQVKDVDRVQTLGSLTIPLSRVLSTSDLSLDQWFQLDNSGSASRIYINAVLRMLWLDEEHITADISSQLESGRKQLPQETSPHSSFATEGLLRIHLLAGQNLVPKDNMMGGMVKGKSDPYVKINIGGETFTSGVIKTNLNPTWNEMYEVILTQLPGQELHLEVFDKDMDMKDDFMGRLKINLKDIIDSQYTDQWYTLNDVKSGRVHLVLEWVPTASEADQVDQVLQFYSRQSYQNKAIPSAGLLFVFFEQADGLPLKKSGKEPKVGAEIVLGEMSRKTTVSDRSVSPEWNEGFCFLVRDPREDILVVKLSHSWTLPMGSLVIPIKELLAEPELVLDQWFHLDGASPESQVLLRAELKMLIPSKCPRAGGQDKITLKESNRFPDQQKQEGDMFQKSSSVDAPVETLIPQVLMHEEADVMTPQVDEAEDTKDEASSRTVLKPPHSTPDLSFASEGLMRIILLEAEDLVAKDNLLGGMKKGKSDPYAKVTVGEVTFQSNVVKENLNPVWNEMYQVVMRPQSGQDLRVELYDKDLDKDDFLGRITVSMADIIHSQYTDQWYTLSGAKSGRVHLIVEWVQTVSHNGTLDKVMQLQSLQSFSNRTVPSAALLFVYMDRGHALPFKKSGKEPKAGAELVFGNTTYKTKVCDRSRSPVWNEAFYFLVRDPIEEMLVIKLSSAWDQPMGSLVVPVKELLSEPQLVLDQWMPLDGALPESEILLRAELKILNSRMAEAPQPCSPASRKTATVAAEPIEDGSTLPLDDYATVTSPPKYPEEAAPDDAGSYTVRPTDAPLAEDGADTEEPSQHQVRTQDMEIQDMMEEDAGPDDQAQCPVSDLPAEPLKPKIDVLPQHTSPSQDFGTEALLRIHLLEAQSLVAKDNLMGGMVKGKSDPYVKITVGGVLFKSHVIKENLNPTWNEMYEVVLSSHSAQDIKLEAFDKDLDSDDFLGRLSIKLSEVIRSQYIDGWYTLNDVKSGRLHLILEWVPTVPHVVHLEQVLQLQSLQTFKNKATPSAALLFVHLERAHSLPLKKSGKEPKAGAELILEDTTYKTKLCDRSTDPQWAESFYFLVRDPKHQMLVLKLSSGWDQPMGSLVVGVRELLAQPQLVLDQWFHLDGATPDSQILLRLELKVLETKMVAMISDGTVPCADPSSGSGNGQVKLSLSYDSRETKLVIVVHACRGLLCPSKDAVDSYVSIMLLPDKSKATKRKTAVKKRDLNPEFNERFEYNLPVEEVKLRNLSLSVKNNAASFRSRDVIGQVQIELAEVNLVPGFTEWFILRDEAE, from the exons atgcaGAGCGAGAAATCCGAGCAAATGGTCGCCGAGGGTTCGGGCCCAAACGAGCCCGAGAAGAACGCACCGAGTGAGGGCAGTGAGCTGCAACCTCTTCCCCGGGCCAAGGGGATTAACGCCGTTGCCGTGCTGTGGACTTTCGGGAAGTGTCTGAGCGCTTTGCTGCCCGTCTACCTGGCCGGGTACTACAGGGTCAGCACCAGTCTGCTGCTGTGCGGCATGGTGGTCTACACGGGATGGAAGCACGCCCGCGAGGCCAAGGAGGAGAGGCTCAGGTCGGCCATGCAGCTGCTCGGCGACGAGCAGGAGCTCGGCGGCTCgaaaatgtccaaaatcaaGCGAGAGCTACCTGCGTGG GTCAACTTCCCAGACGTTGAGAAAGTCGAATGGCTGAATAAG GTTCTGCAGCAGGTGTGGCCCTTTGTCGGCCAGTATCTGGAGAAGCTCCTGGTGGAGACCATCGCGCCGTCTATTCGAGCCTCAAGCAGCCACCTCCAGACACTCAGTTTCACTAAAGTGGACATGGGCGACAag GCCATGAAGGTGGTAGGGATCAAGGCACACACAGAGAATGACAAAGGACAGGTCCTGCTTGATCTTTATATCAG CTATGTTGGCAATGTAGAGATCAACGTGGAAGTTAAGCGGTACTTCTGCAAAGCTGGAGTGAAGGGAATACAG TTGCATGGGATGATGCGGGTCATATTGGAGCCTCTGATCGGAGATGTGCCCATTGTGGGTGCAGTCACAATGTTCTTTATCCGCAGACCG AAACTAGATATCAACTGGACCGGAATGACTAATTTGTTGGACATCCCTGGGCTGAA TGTCATGTCTGACAGCATGATCATGGACGCCATTGCCTCCTTCTTGGTACTGCCCAACCGTCTGGTTGTCCCTCTAGTTCCAAACTTGCACTTGGGGCATCTTCGTTCCCCTTTGCCCAGG GGCGTGGTGCGCATCCACCTGGTGGAGGCCCAGAATCTAGCAGCAAAGGACAGCTATGTGAAAGGGGTTATGGCCGGCTTGTCGGACCCCTATGCCATATTGCGGGTGGGTCCTCAGATGTTCACCTCCCACCACTTCGACAACACAGACTCACCCAAGTGGGGAGAGATGTACGAG GTGATTGTCCATGAAGTGCCTGGTCAGGAACTGGAGATGGAGGTTTATGACAAAGACCCAGACCAGGATGATTTCCTGGGCAG GACCAAAATCGATTTGGGCATTGTGAAGAAGTCCATCGCTGTTGATGAT TGGTTCCCTTTGAAGGATACGCCGTCAGGTCGGGTCCATCTCAGACTGGAGTGGTTGGCCTTGATGCCTACCACTGATCAACTCGAGGAG ATCCTGAAGAGGAACGAGAGCGTCACCAGTAAGACAGCTGACCCGCCCTCCTCCGCCATTTTGGTCGTCTATCTCGACAAAGCCGAGGCGCTTCCA atgaagaAAGGTAATAAAGAGCCCAATCCCATGGTGCAGTTATCTGTACAGGACATTACTAAAGAAAGCAAG ACGTGCAACACAACAGTCAATCCAGAGTGGGAAGAAGCATTTACCTTTTTTATTCAGGATCCACGCAACCAAGATATTGACATTCAG GTGAAGGATGTGGACCGGGTGCAGACATTGGGCAGTCTGACCATCCCTCTGTCCCGTGTGCTGTCCACTTCAGATCTCTCTCTGGACCAGTGGTTCCAGTTGGACAACTCTGGATCAGCCAGTCGCATTTACATCAACGCAGTTCTCCGG ATGCTTTGGTTGGATGAGGAACATATCACAGCTGATATATCATCTCAACTGGAATCTGGACGCAAACAGTTACCCCAGGAGACATCCCCCCACTCCAGTTTTGCCACAGAG GGGTTGCTTAGAATCCACCTGTTGGCCGGGCAGAACCTTGTTCCCAAAGACAACATGATGGGGGGCATGGTAAAGGGCAAGAGCGACCCCTATGTTAAGATCAATATAGGCGGCGAAACATTCACAAGCGGAGTCATCAAGACTAATCTCAACCCCACCTGGAATGAGATGTATGAG GTGATTTTGACACAGTTGCCTGGTCAGGAGTTACATCTGGAGGTGTTTGATAAAGATATGGACATGAAGGATGATTTCATGGGCAG GCTGAAGATCAATCTGAAGGACATCATTGATTCTCAGTACACTGATCAG TGGTACACTCTCAATGATGTCAAGTCCGGTCGGGTCCACCTGGTACTGGAATGGGTTCCAACAGCCTCAGAAGCAGACCAAGTAGATCAG GTTCTTCAGTTCTATTCCCGGCAGTCTTATCAGAACAAGGCGATTCCATCTGCGGGTcttctgtttgtcttttttgaacAGGCAGATGGTTTACCG TTGAAGAAGAGTGGAAAAGAGCCAAAAGTGGGAGCCGAGATAGTTCTTGGAGAAATGTCCCGTAAAACTACC GTGTCTGATCGTTCTGTATCTCCTGAGTGGAATGAAGGATTCTGTTTTCTGGTTCGTGACCCCAGAGAGGATATTCTTGTTGTCAAG CTCTCCCACAGCTGGACACTACCCATGGGTTCCTTAGTGATTCCTATCAAAGAGCTGCTCGCTGAGCCAGAGTTGGTCTTGGATCAGTGGTTCCATCTGGACGGAGCCTCCCCTGAGAGTCAGGTTCTTCTACGAGCTGAACTCAAG ATGCTCATACCAAGCAAGTGTCCCCGTGCCGGTGGTCAAGATAAGATCACTTTGAAAGAATCAAACCGCTTTCCCGATCAGCAGAAACAGGAGGGAGATATGTTCCAAAA gtCAAGTTCAGTGGATGCTCCTGTAGAAACTCTCATCCCCCAAGTGCTGATGCATGAAGAAGCTGATGTAATGACACCTCAAGTTGATGAGGCAGAAGATACGAAAGACGAGGCATCAAGTCGCACCGTGTTGAAACCTCCTCACAGTACCCCAGACCTCAGCTTTGCCAGTGAG GGGCTAATGAGAATCATCCTGTTGGAGGCTGAGGATCTGGTTGCCAAGGACAACCTGCTGGGGGGCATGAAGAAGGGCAAGAGTGACCCCTATGCCAAGGTCACCGTTGGAGAGGTCACATTTCAAAGCAACGTTGTAAAGGAGAATCTCAACCCCGTCTGGAATGAGATGTATCAG GTGGTGATGAGGCCTCAGTCTGGACAGGATCTTCGTGTGGAGCTCTATGACAAAGACCTGGACAAAGACGACTTTTTGGGAAG GATTACTGTCAGTATGGCAGACATCATTCACTCCCAGTACACGGACCAG TGGTACACTCTGAGTGGTGCTAAGTCCGGTCGTGTCCATCTCATAGTGGAGTGGGTCCAAACTGTGTCCCATAATGGCACCCTGGACAAA GTGATGCAGCTGCAATCTTTACAGTCATTCAGCAACAGGACGGTTCCGTCTGCAGCTCTGCTCTTTGTTTATATGGACAGAGGACACGCGTTGCCT TTTAAGAAAAGTGGAAAGGAGCCGAAGGCTGGGGCTGAGCTTGTTTTTGGTAACACAACCTACAAAACTAAG GTTTGTGACCGCAGCAGGTCTCCTGTGTGGAATGAGGCTTTCTATTTTCTGGTCCGGGACCCTATAGAGGAGATGCTCGTCATCAAG TTATCCAGTGCTTGGGATCAGCCAATGGGCTCACTCGTGGTTCCAGTGAAAGAGCTTCTGTCAGAACCGCAGCTTGTCCTGGATCAGTGGATGCCTCTGGATGGAGCCTTGCCTGAGAGTGAGATCCTACTGAGGGCTGAACTCAAG ATATTGAATTCAAGGATGGCTGAAGCCCCACAGCCTTGTAGTCCTGCTTCAAGGAAGACGGCCACCGTAGCCGCTGAGCCGATTGAAGATGGCTCAACGCTGCCATTAGATGA TTATGCTACAGTAACGAGCCCGCCGAAGTACCCAGAAGAAGCAGCACCAGATGATGCAGGGTCCTATACAGTTCGGCCCACTGATGCTCCA TTGGCGGAGGATGGAGCAGATACAGAAGaaccctcacaacatcaagTTCGCACACAGGACATGGAAATACAGGACATGATGGAAGAGGA TGCCGGTCCGGATGACCAGGCCCAATGTCCAGTGTCTGATCTACCTGCTGAACCCCTGAAGCCCAAAATTGATGTTTTGCCACAGCACACGAGTCCAAGCCAGGACTTTGGCACTGAG GCGTTGCTGAGGATTCATCTGCTGGAGGCCCAGAGTCTGGTTGCTAAGGACAACCTGATGGGGGGCATGGTGAAGGGCAAGAGTGACCCCTACGTCAAGATCACCGTTGGAGGGGTTCTGTTCAAAAGCCATGTTATCAAGGAGAACCTCAACCCCACGTGGAACGAGATGTACGAG gtAGTTTTAAGCAGCCACAGTGCCCAGGATATAAAGCTTGAAGCGTTTGATAAAGATTTAGATTCTGACGACTTCCTGGGCAG GTTGAGTATTAAACTCAGCGAGGTCATCAGATCACAGTACATTGATGGG TGGTACACACTGAATGATGTGAAGTCCGGGCGGCTTCACTTGATCCTGGAGTGGGTTCCTACGGTGCCGCATGTGGTCCACCTTGAGCag GTACTGCAGCTTCAGTCTCTCCAAACCTTCAAGAACAAAGCCACACCTTCTGCCGCTTTGCTCTTTGTCCATTTGGAGCGAGCGCACTCATTGCCC CTGAAGAAAAGTGGAAAGGAGCCTAAAGCGGGAGCTGAGCTTATCCTTGAAGACACAACCTACAAAACCAAG ctGTGTGACCGCAGCACCGATCCTCAGTGGGCCGAGTCTTTCTACTTCCTTGTGCGGGACCCTAAACACCAAATGCTTGTACTCAAG TTGTCCAGTGGCTGGGACCAGCCGATGGGTTCTCTCGTGGTCGGTGTAAGGGAGCTGCTGGCCCAGCCGCAGCTGGTCTTGGATCAGTGGTTCCATCTGGACGGAGCAACACCGGACAGCCAGATCCTGCTGAGGCTGGAACTCAAG GTTCTGGAGACCAAAATGGTAGCGATGATCAGTGATGGGACTGTGCCTTGCGCTGACCCCAGTAGTGGATCTGGCAACGGGCAGGTGAAGTTGTCGCTTTCATATGACTCACGAGAGACAAAGCTGGTCATCGTTGTACACGCCTGCAG AGGTCTATTGTGCCCCAGTAAGGACGCAGTAGACAGCTACGTCTCCATAATGCTGCTGCCGGACAAAAGCAAGGCCACCAAGAGGAAGACGGCAGTTAAGAAACGTGATCTCAACCCCGAATTTAATGAGAg GTTTGAGTACAATTTGCCTGTGGAGGAAGTGAAGTTGAGGAACCTCAGCTTGTCAGTGAAGAATAACGCCGCCTCGTTCAGAAGTCGTgatgtcatcgggcag GTGCAAATTGAGTTGGCGGAGGTGAACCTGGTGCCTGGTTTCACTGAGTG GTTCATTTTGAGAGACGAAGCGGAGTAG
- the esyt1b gene encoding extended synaptotagmin-1 isoform X1, with protein MQSEKSEQMVAEGSGPNEPEKNAPSEGSELQPLPRAKGINAVAVLWTFGKCLSALLPVYLAGYYRVSTSLLLCGMVVYTGWKHAREAKEERLRSAMQLLGDEQELGGSKMSKIKRELPAWVNFPDVEKVEWLNKVLQQVWPFVGQYLEKLLVETIAPSIRASSSHLQTLSFTKVDMGDKAMKVVGIKAHTENDKGQVLLDLYISYVGNVEINVEVKRYFCKAGVKGIQLHGMMRVILEPLIGDVPIVGAVTMFFIRRPKLDINWTGMTNLLDIPGLNVMSDSMIMDAIASFLVLPNRLVVPLVPNLHLGHLRSPLPRGVVRIHLVEAQNLAAKDSYVKGVMAGLSDPYAILRVGPQMFTSHHFDNTDSPKWGEMYEVIVHEVPGQELEMEVYDKDPDQDDFLGRTKIDLGIVKKSIAVDDWFPLKDTPSGRVHLRLEWLALMPTTDQLEEILKRNESVTSKTADPPSSAILVVYLDKAEALPMKKGNKEPNPMVQLSVQDITKESKTCNTTVNPEWEEAFTFFIQDPRNQDIDIQVKDVDRVQTLGSLTIPLSRVLSTSDLSLDQWFQLDNSGSASRIYINAVLRMLWLDEEHITADISSQLESGRKQLPQETSPHSSFATEVTTEPPPGPRPQFLTNILLILKCSCLQGLLRIHLLAGQNLVPKDNMMGGMVKGKSDPYVKINIGGETFTSGVIKTNLNPTWNEMYEVILTQLPGQELHLEVFDKDMDMKDDFMGRLKINLKDIIDSQYTDQWYTLNDVKSGRVHLVLEWVPTASEADQVDQVLQFYSRQSYQNKAIPSAGLLFVFFEQADGLPLKKSGKEPKVGAEIVLGEMSRKTTVSDRSVSPEWNEGFCFLVRDPREDILVVKLSHSWTLPMGSLVIPIKELLAEPELVLDQWFHLDGASPESQVLLRAELKMLIPSKCPRAGGQDKITLKESNRFPDQQKQEGDMFQKSSSVDAPVETLIPQVLMHEEADVMTPQVDEAEDTKDEASSRTVLKPPHSTPDLSFASEGLMRIILLEAEDLVAKDNLLGGMKKGKSDPYAKVTVGEVTFQSNVVKENLNPVWNEMYQVVMRPQSGQDLRVELYDKDLDKDDFLGRITVSMADIIHSQYTDQWYTLSGAKSGRVHLIVEWVQTVSHNGTLDKVMQLQSLQSFSNRTVPSAALLFVYMDRGHALPFKKSGKEPKAGAELVFGNTTYKTKVCDRSRSPVWNEAFYFLVRDPIEEMLVIKLSSAWDQPMGSLVVPVKELLSEPQLVLDQWMPLDGALPESEILLRAELKILNSRMAEAPQPCSPASRKTATVAAEPIEDGSTLPLDDYATVTSPPKYPEEAAPDDAGSYTVRPTDAPLAEDGADTEEPSQHQVRTQDMEIQDMMEEDAGPDDQAQCPVSDLPAEPLKPKIDVLPQHTSPSQDFGTEALLRIHLLEAQSLVAKDNLMGGMVKGKSDPYVKITVGGVLFKSHVIKENLNPTWNEMYEVVLSSHSAQDIKLEAFDKDLDSDDFLGRLSIKLSEVIRSQYIDGWYTLNDVKSGRLHLILEWVPTVPHVVHLEQVLQLQSLQTFKNKATPSAALLFVHLERAHSLPLKKSGKEPKAGAELILEDTTYKTKLCDRSTDPQWAESFYFLVRDPKHQMLVLKLSSGWDQPMGSLVVGVRELLAQPQLVLDQWFHLDGATPDSQILLRLELKVLETKMVAMISDGTVPCADPSSGSGNGQVKLSLSYDSRETKLVIVVHACRGLLCPSKDAVDSYVSIMLLPDKSKATKRKTAVKKRDLNPEFNERFEYNLPVEEVKLRNLSLSVKNNAASFRSRDVIGQVQIELAEVNLVPGFTEWFILRDEAE; from the exons atgcaGAGCGAGAAATCCGAGCAAATGGTCGCCGAGGGTTCGGGCCCAAACGAGCCCGAGAAGAACGCACCGAGTGAGGGCAGTGAGCTGCAACCTCTTCCCCGGGCCAAGGGGATTAACGCCGTTGCCGTGCTGTGGACTTTCGGGAAGTGTCTGAGCGCTTTGCTGCCCGTCTACCTGGCCGGGTACTACAGGGTCAGCACCAGTCTGCTGCTGTGCGGCATGGTGGTCTACACGGGATGGAAGCACGCCCGCGAGGCCAAGGAGGAGAGGCTCAGGTCGGCCATGCAGCTGCTCGGCGACGAGCAGGAGCTCGGCGGCTCgaaaatgtccaaaatcaaGCGAGAGCTACCTGCGTGG GTCAACTTCCCAGACGTTGAGAAAGTCGAATGGCTGAATAAG GTTCTGCAGCAGGTGTGGCCCTTTGTCGGCCAGTATCTGGAGAAGCTCCTGGTGGAGACCATCGCGCCGTCTATTCGAGCCTCAAGCAGCCACCTCCAGACACTCAGTTTCACTAAAGTGGACATGGGCGACAag GCCATGAAGGTGGTAGGGATCAAGGCACACACAGAGAATGACAAAGGACAGGTCCTGCTTGATCTTTATATCAG CTATGTTGGCAATGTAGAGATCAACGTGGAAGTTAAGCGGTACTTCTGCAAAGCTGGAGTGAAGGGAATACAG TTGCATGGGATGATGCGGGTCATATTGGAGCCTCTGATCGGAGATGTGCCCATTGTGGGTGCAGTCACAATGTTCTTTATCCGCAGACCG AAACTAGATATCAACTGGACCGGAATGACTAATTTGTTGGACATCCCTGGGCTGAA TGTCATGTCTGACAGCATGATCATGGACGCCATTGCCTCCTTCTTGGTACTGCCCAACCGTCTGGTTGTCCCTCTAGTTCCAAACTTGCACTTGGGGCATCTTCGTTCCCCTTTGCCCAGG GGCGTGGTGCGCATCCACCTGGTGGAGGCCCAGAATCTAGCAGCAAAGGACAGCTATGTGAAAGGGGTTATGGCCGGCTTGTCGGACCCCTATGCCATATTGCGGGTGGGTCCTCAGATGTTCACCTCCCACCACTTCGACAACACAGACTCACCCAAGTGGGGAGAGATGTACGAG GTGATTGTCCATGAAGTGCCTGGTCAGGAACTGGAGATGGAGGTTTATGACAAAGACCCAGACCAGGATGATTTCCTGGGCAG GACCAAAATCGATTTGGGCATTGTGAAGAAGTCCATCGCTGTTGATGAT TGGTTCCCTTTGAAGGATACGCCGTCAGGTCGGGTCCATCTCAGACTGGAGTGGTTGGCCTTGATGCCTACCACTGATCAACTCGAGGAG ATCCTGAAGAGGAACGAGAGCGTCACCAGTAAGACAGCTGACCCGCCCTCCTCCGCCATTTTGGTCGTCTATCTCGACAAAGCCGAGGCGCTTCCA atgaagaAAGGTAATAAAGAGCCCAATCCCATGGTGCAGTTATCTGTACAGGACATTACTAAAGAAAGCAAG ACGTGCAACACAACAGTCAATCCAGAGTGGGAAGAAGCATTTACCTTTTTTATTCAGGATCCACGCAACCAAGATATTGACATTCAG GTGAAGGATGTGGACCGGGTGCAGACATTGGGCAGTCTGACCATCCCTCTGTCCCGTGTGCTGTCCACTTCAGATCTCTCTCTGGACCAGTGGTTCCAGTTGGACAACTCTGGATCAGCCAGTCGCATTTACATCAACGCAGTTCTCCGG ATGCTTTGGTTGGATGAGGAACATATCACAGCTGATATATCATCTCAACTGGAATCTGGACGCAAACAGTTACCCCAGGAGACATCCCCCCACTCCAGTTTTGCCACAGAGGTAACGACAGAGCCACCACCTGGTCCTAGACCCCAGTTTCTCACCAACATCCTGCTAATATTGAAGTGCTCATGTCTACAGGGGTTGCTTAGAATCCACCTGTTGGCCGGGCAGAACCTTGTTCCCAAAGACAACATGATGGGGGGCATGGTAAAGGGCAAGAGCGACCCCTATGTTAAGATCAATATAGGCGGCGAAACATTCACAAGCGGAGTCATCAAGACTAATCTCAACCCCACCTGGAATGAGATGTATGAG GTGATTTTGACACAGTTGCCTGGTCAGGAGTTACATCTGGAGGTGTTTGATAAAGATATGGACATGAAGGATGATTTCATGGGCAG GCTGAAGATCAATCTGAAGGACATCATTGATTCTCAGTACACTGATCAG TGGTACACTCTCAATGATGTCAAGTCCGGTCGGGTCCACCTGGTACTGGAATGGGTTCCAACAGCCTCAGAAGCAGACCAAGTAGATCAG GTTCTTCAGTTCTATTCCCGGCAGTCTTATCAGAACAAGGCGATTCCATCTGCGGGTcttctgtttgtcttttttgaacAGGCAGATGGTTTACCG TTGAAGAAGAGTGGAAAAGAGCCAAAAGTGGGAGCCGAGATAGTTCTTGGAGAAATGTCCCGTAAAACTACC GTGTCTGATCGTTCTGTATCTCCTGAGTGGAATGAAGGATTCTGTTTTCTGGTTCGTGACCCCAGAGAGGATATTCTTGTTGTCAAG CTCTCCCACAGCTGGACACTACCCATGGGTTCCTTAGTGATTCCTATCAAAGAGCTGCTCGCTGAGCCAGAGTTGGTCTTGGATCAGTGGTTCCATCTGGACGGAGCCTCCCCTGAGAGTCAGGTTCTTCTACGAGCTGAACTCAAG ATGCTCATACCAAGCAAGTGTCCCCGTGCCGGTGGTCAAGATAAGATCACTTTGAAAGAATCAAACCGCTTTCCCGATCAGCAGAAACAGGAGGGAGATATGTTCCAAAA gtCAAGTTCAGTGGATGCTCCTGTAGAAACTCTCATCCCCCAAGTGCTGATGCATGAAGAAGCTGATGTAATGACACCTCAAGTTGATGAGGCAGAAGATACGAAAGACGAGGCATCAAGTCGCACCGTGTTGAAACCTCCTCACAGTACCCCAGACCTCAGCTTTGCCAGTGAG GGGCTAATGAGAATCATCCTGTTGGAGGCTGAGGATCTGGTTGCCAAGGACAACCTGCTGGGGGGCATGAAGAAGGGCAAGAGTGACCCCTATGCCAAGGTCACCGTTGGAGAGGTCACATTTCAAAGCAACGTTGTAAAGGAGAATCTCAACCCCGTCTGGAATGAGATGTATCAG GTGGTGATGAGGCCTCAGTCTGGACAGGATCTTCGTGTGGAGCTCTATGACAAAGACCTGGACAAAGACGACTTTTTGGGAAG GATTACTGTCAGTATGGCAGACATCATTCACTCCCAGTACACGGACCAG TGGTACACTCTGAGTGGTGCTAAGTCCGGTCGTGTCCATCTCATAGTGGAGTGGGTCCAAACTGTGTCCCATAATGGCACCCTGGACAAA GTGATGCAGCTGCAATCTTTACAGTCATTCAGCAACAGGACGGTTCCGTCTGCAGCTCTGCTCTTTGTTTATATGGACAGAGGACACGCGTTGCCT TTTAAGAAAAGTGGAAAGGAGCCGAAGGCTGGGGCTGAGCTTGTTTTTGGTAACACAACCTACAAAACTAAG GTTTGTGACCGCAGCAGGTCTCCTGTGTGGAATGAGGCTTTCTATTTTCTGGTCCGGGACCCTATAGAGGAGATGCTCGTCATCAAG TTATCCAGTGCTTGGGATCAGCCAATGGGCTCACTCGTGGTTCCAGTGAAAGAGCTTCTGTCAGAACCGCAGCTTGTCCTGGATCAGTGGATGCCTCTGGATGGAGCCTTGCCTGAGAGTGAGATCCTACTGAGGGCTGAACTCAAG ATATTGAATTCAAGGATGGCTGAAGCCCCACAGCCTTGTAGTCCTGCTTCAAGGAAGACGGCCACCGTAGCCGCTGAGCCGATTGAAGATGGCTCAACGCTGCCATTAGATGA TTATGCTACAGTAACGAGCCCGCCGAAGTACCCAGAAGAAGCAGCACCAGATGATGCAGGGTCCTATACAGTTCGGCCCACTGATGCTCCA TTGGCGGAGGATGGAGCAGATACAGAAGaaccctcacaacatcaagTTCGCACACAGGACATGGAAATACAGGACATGATGGAAGAGGA TGCCGGTCCGGATGACCAGGCCCAATGTCCAGTGTCTGATCTACCTGCTGAACCCCTGAAGCCCAAAATTGATGTTTTGCCACAGCACACGAGTCCAAGCCAGGACTTTGGCACTGAG GCGTTGCTGAGGATTCATCTGCTGGAGGCCCAGAGTCTGGTTGCTAAGGACAACCTGATGGGGGGCATGGTGAAGGGCAAGAGTGACCCCTACGTCAAGATCACCGTTGGAGGGGTTCTGTTCAAAAGCCATGTTATCAAGGAGAACCTCAACCCCACGTGGAACGAGATGTACGAG gtAGTTTTAAGCAGCCACAGTGCCCAGGATATAAAGCTTGAAGCGTTTGATAAAGATTTAGATTCTGACGACTTCCTGGGCAG GTTGAGTATTAAACTCAGCGAGGTCATCAGATCACAGTACATTGATGGG TGGTACACACTGAATGATGTGAAGTCCGGGCGGCTTCACTTGATCCTGGAGTGGGTTCCTACGGTGCCGCATGTGGTCCACCTTGAGCag GTACTGCAGCTTCAGTCTCTCCAAACCTTCAAGAACAAAGCCACACCTTCTGCCGCTTTGCTCTTTGTCCATTTGGAGCGAGCGCACTCATTGCCC CTGAAGAAAAGTGGAAAGGAGCCTAAAGCGGGAGCTGAGCTTATCCTTGAAGACACAACCTACAAAACCAAG ctGTGTGACCGCAGCACCGATCCTCAGTGGGCCGAGTCTTTCTACTTCCTTGTGCGGGACCCTAAACACCAAATGCTTGTACTCAAG TTGTCCAGTGGCTGGGACCAGCCGATGGGTTCTCTCGTGGTCGGTGTAAGGGAGCTGCTGGCCCAGCCGCAGCTGGTCTTGGATCAGTGGTTCCATCTGGACGGAGCAACACCGGACAGCCAGATCCTGCTGAGGCTGGAACTCAAG GTTCTGGAGACCAAAATGGTAGCGATGATCAGTGATGGGACTGTGCCTTGCGCTGACCCCAGTAGTGGATCTGGCAACGGGCAGGTGAAGTTGTCGCTTTCATATGACTCACGAGAGACAAAGCTGGTCATCGTTGTACACGCCTGCAG AGGTCTATTGTGCCCCAGTAAGGACGCAGTAGACAGCTACGTCTCCATAATGCTGCTGCCGGACAAAAGCAAGGCCACCAAGAGGAAGACGGCAGTTAAGAAACGTGATCTCAACCCCGAATTTAATGAGAg GTTTGAGTACAATTTGCCTGTGGAGGAAGTGAAGTTGAGGAACCTCAGCTTGTCAGTGAAGAATAACGCCGCCTCGTTCAGAAGTCGTgatgtcatcgggcag GTGCAAATTGAGTTGGCGGAGGTGAACCTGGTGCCTGGTTTCACTGAGTG GTTCATTTTGAGAGACGAAGCGGAGTAG